The genomic DNA CGCCGAGCACCGCCAGGATGAACCAGGTGCGCTGCTCCCGCGCCCCCGTGAGCAGGCGCTTCAGGCCCGGGACCAGCACCGCGGGGTGCGGGCGGTCCAGATTCGTGACCGGGCGCGCGGAGGCGGGCGACGGAGGTGGGGGCGCGGTGCGCGACGAGGGGTCGGCGGTGGTGGTCGCCGCGGGGTCGGATCGGGTGCTGTCGGACGGCGGGGTGGGCGCGGTCATGCCGCGACGAAGTGGACGACGACGGCGATCGCGAACACGATCGTGGCCAGCATGGCCAGGGAGAACTCGATCATGATGCCCAGGCCCAGCGCCTTGATCGCGATCCAGGCGGAGCTCAGGCCCTTCCTCCAGTCCTTCTGCCGCAGCGCCTCCGCGACGTACAGCCCGATGACGAAGCCGATCGGCAGACCCAGGAACGGGATCACGAAGATGCCGACGATACCGCTGGCGATGCCGACGTAGATCGGCCACATCGGGACCTCGGCCTTGTGCAGGGTGCGCCCAGTGAG from Brachybacterium sacelli includes the following:
- a CDS encoding DUF456 domain-containing protein is translated as MDSLTVQIIVTVLVALAYIVGLVGIIVPVLPGTITLVIATLIWAIVAGGWTSWVAFGIILVLGAIGMTTSYVLTGRTLHKAEVPMWPIYVGIASGIVGIFVIPFLGLPIGFVIGLYVAEALRQKDWRKGLSSAWIAIKALGLGIMIEFSLAMLATIVFAIAVVVHFVAA